A portion of the Oxynema aestuarii AP17 genome contains these proteins:
- a CDS encoding DUF3226 domain-containing protein — translation MPKKSYPKQLLVEGNNDRHVIWALCQKYELPKTFSVEMPTEGEGIDAVFKTLPVKLRESKLETLGIVVDADESKLKPLGIVVDADKNLEGRWQGIRDRLIAEGYDRRHIPKVVPTGGWIYDPSDRFLKKLGVWLMPDNQTSGMLEDFVAYLIPKGDLLEPEAKNILKDLENRQLNHYALVHRPKAFIHTWLAWQKTPGMPMGQAMTARVLDSDREIARLFIGWLRNLFDL, via the coding sequence ATGCCAAAAAAGAGCTATCCCAAACAACTATTGGTAGAAGGAAATAATGACCGTCATGTAATTTGGGCGCTTTGTCAGAAATATGAACTTCCAAAAACATTTTCTGTGGAAATGCCAACAGAAGGAGAAGGAATTGACGCAGTTTTTAAAACTTTGCCTGTAAAACTACGAGAAAGTAAGTTAGAAACCCTGGGAATTGTTGTCGATGCCGATGAAAGTAAGTTAAAACCCCTGGGAATTGTTGTCGATGCCGATAAAAATTTGGAGGGACGATGGCAGGGAATTCGAGATCGCCTCATCGCTGAAGGATACGACCGTCGACATATTCCGAAAGTTGTACCGACAGGGGGTTGGATTTACGACCCGTCCGATCGCTTTTTAAAAAAACTCGGGGTTTGGTTAATGCCAGACAATCAAACTTCGGGGATGTTGGAAGATTTTGTCGCTTATCTGATTCCGAAAGGCGATCTCTTGGAACCGGAGGCCAAAAATATTTTAAAAGACCTTGAAAATCGCCAATTAAATCATTATGCGCTTGTCCATCGTCCTAAAGCTTTCATTCATACTTGGTTGGCGTGGCAAAAAACACCAGGAATGCCAATGGGTCAGGCTATGACTGCACGAGTTTTAGATAGCGATCGTGAAATAGCTCGTTTATTTATTGGCTGGTTACGGAATTTATTCGATCTTTAA
- a CDS encoding AAA family ATPase yields MLDDIRIKNYRSFREFKANRLAPVNLIVGGNNSGKTSLLEAVHLLVNQQDITALFETLSIRGEFTFLESDIRKFPRIQQTRKIYEFAHLFYKRTLESNSSIYISSETKEIFIKITFNRFHGEEINSFEELQENAIFSDRIVISYSNKKDGLALRVSSSGSFDERMKVSNLNRVFIPRISDRSDRSISLFLSVDSMSIEDLSRLWDKITLTPEEDTIIEALKILEPKIERLSFTGHYRSTNGILLKLKGQDRPIPLGSMGDGMRRILNLVMSAVSVKNGYLLVDEIDTGLYYDVQTDMWRLIFAIAKQLNIQVFATTHSWDCVSAFSDALMEVEDSSIGQLLRLEWREDEIRAIDYSADRLASAVRQNIEVR; encoded by the coding sequence ATGTTAGATGATATTCGCATTAAAAACTATCGCTCTTTTCGAGAATTTAAAGCCAATAGATTGGCTCCAGTAAACTTAATTGTTGGTGGAAATAATAGCGGCAAAACAAGTTTGCTAGAGGCTGTTCATTTGTTGGTCAACCAGCAAGATATTACTGCTCTATTTGAAACTCTTTCAATTCGGGGCGAATTCACATTTCTTGAATCTGACATCAGGAAATTCCCTCGCATTCAACAAACAAGAAAAATATATGAATTTGCTCATTTGTTTTACAAAAGAACATTGGAATCAAATTCCTCAATATATATTTCTTCGGAAACTAAAGAAATATTCATAAAAATTACTTTCAATCGCTTTCATGGCGAGGAAATTAACTCTTTTGAGGAGCTTCAGGAAAATGCTATTTTTTCAGACAGGATCGTCATCAGCTATTCTAATAAAAAAGATGGATTAGCATTACGAGTTTCTTCCTCCGGAAGTTTCGACGAAAGAATGAAAGTTTCAAATCTGAATAGAGTATTTATTCCCCGGATAAGCGATCGTTCGGATCGTTCAATTAGCTTATTTTTATCGGTTGACTCAATGAGTATCGAAGACTTATCAAGACTTTGGGATAAAATCACTTTAACACCAGAGGAAGATACAATCATTGAAGCGCTGAAGATTTTAGAACCTAAAATAGAAAGATTGAGCTTTACAGGTCATTATAGATCGACCAATGGAATTCTACTCAAACTCAAAGGACAAGATCGACCTATTCCATTAGGAAGTATGGGAGATGGAATGCGGCGAATTTTGAATTTAGTAATGTCCGCCGTCAGTGTTAAAAATGGATATTTACTGGTAGATGAAATCGATACAGGACTCTATTATGATGTCCAAACGGATATGTGGCGCTTAATTTTTGCGATCGCCAAACAACTAAACATACAAGTCTTTGCAACAACTCATAGCTGGGATTGTGTCAGTGCATTTTCTGATGCTTTAATGGAAGTTGAAGACTCTTCAATCGGTCAATTGTTACGCCTTGAATGGCGTGAAGATGAGATACGAGCGATCGACTATTCGGCGGATCGATTGGCAAGCGCAGTTCGACAAAATATCGAGGTGCGTTGA